In the Acomys russatus chromosome 13, mAcoRus1.1, whole genome shotgun sequence genome, one interval contains:
- the Sh2d6 gene encoding SH2 domain-containing protein 6, which translates to MKQSQSIYPDTPGWRENAANPSFLPGPETWRHRHPFLTAQEEVEEEDKYELPPCELLPVSLAPAQALGSKEASLYLDRSGPLDASKPSPPLPQPTMARGLPINPSFPPRPTSGYHFPLKTAVNLQAATPKQGPGFGRRGRGAPVRVVTGHAEKPDEDIYLECEPEPLPALSRTLSSKALMPPTPLPRTSGLSKSVAGHQEARNGAVDAMLKTGRKLSVPSVIPALSTFAAEDGSLLGQPWYSGNCDRQSVERGLLHFQKDGAYTVRLSSGPHSSQPFTLAVLLRGRVFNIPIRQLDGGHHYALGREGRSHEELFPSVAAMVQHYMKHPLPLVDRHSGSRGSTCLLFPTKP; encoded by the exons ATGAAGCAAAGCCAGTCTATCTATCCAGATaccccaggctggagagagaatGCAGCCAACCCCTCTTTCCTGCCTGGCCCAGAGACATGGAGGCACAGG CATCCCTTCTTGACGGCCcaggaggaggtagaagaggaggaTAAATATGAGCTGCCCCCCTGTGAGCTTCTGCCCGTCAGTCTCGCTCCCGCACAGGCCCTGGGCTCTAAGGAGGCCTCCTTGTATCTAG ATCGTTCTGGGCCCCTGGATGCATCCAAGCCATCACcacccctgcctcagcctaccatGGCCAGAGGACTCCCcataaatccttccttccctccccgcccTACCTCTGGCTACCATTTCCCG CTGAAGACAGCAGTGAACCTGCAAGCTGCAACCCCAAAGCAGGGACCTGGTTTTGGAAGGCGAG ggCGAGGTGCACCTGTGAGAGTG GTAACAGGCCATGCAGAGAAACCTGATGAAGACATCTACCTGGAGTGTGAGCCGGAGCCAC TGCCAGCCTTGAGTAGGACTCTGAGCTCCAAAGCCCTGATGCCCCCAACTCCTCTGCCAAGAACATCTGGACTGTCCAA ATCCGTGGCTGGTCACCAGGAGGCTCGGAAT GGAGCAGTGGATGCCATGCTGAAAA caggaaggaagctgtCTGTTCCCTCAGTAATCCCTGCCCTGAGTACCTTTGCTGCAGAG GATGGCAGTCTGCTGGGTCAGCCTTGGTACTCAGGGAACTGTGACCGTCAGTCTGTCGAGAGGGGCCTGCTTCACTTCCAAAAG GATGGAGCCTACACTGTGCGCCTCAGCTCTGGGCCTCACAGTTCCCAGCCCTTCACCCTGGCAGTGCTCCTCCGAGGCCGTGTCTTCAACATCCCCATCCGGCAACTAGATGGTGGACACCACTATGCCCTGGGCCGGGAGGGCAGGAGTCATGAGGAG CTCTTCCCCTCCGTGGCTGCGATGGTCCAGCATTACATGAAGCACCCGCTGCCCCTTGTGGACAGACACAGCGGCAGCCGGGGGTccacctgcctgctcttcccCACCAAGCCCTGA